The nucleotide sequence CAGCAACGCCTTGGTCAGACTGGGCGACATCGGCTCGTTTGACAAAGTATTTACCGACCGCGCGCCTGAAGCCGCCATGCAGAAGGTTTTGGGCGATGCAGGCGTAGAATGGCTGGTTGCCGAACCTGTGCCGCTTTGAGTGCGCCACTATAACGATAGAGTCAAGTCGGGTACAATAAAGCCCTTTTCAGACGACCTTTTATAGATACGTCGTCTGAAATCCAATCCCTTCCCAATAAAGAACCATTATGCTCAATAAAGACCAATTCGCGGACAACCATTTCATCCGCACCATCATTGAAGAAGACCTTAAAAGCGGCAAACACGAAGCCATCCAAACCCGCTTCCCGCCAGAACCCAACGGCTACCTGCACATCGGCCACGCCAAATCCATCTGCCTGAACTTCGGTTTGGCGTATATTTACGACGGCTTGTGCAACCTGCGTTTCGACGATACCAACCCCGAAAAAGAAAACGACGAATACGTCAACGCCATCAAAGAAGACGTCGAGTGGCTCGGTTTCCATTGGGCGGGCGAGCCGCGTTTCGCTTCCAACTATTTCGACCAGCTTTACGACTACGCCGTCGGTTTAATCAAAGACGGCAAAGCGTATGTCGATGATTTGACGCCCGAAGAAATGCGCGAATACCGCGGCACGCTGACCGAAGCGGGCAAAAACAGCCCTTACCGCGACCGCAGCGTCGAAGAAAACCTCGACCTGTTCACACGCATGAAAAACGGCGAATTCCCCGACGGCAGCAAAACCCTGCGCCTGAAAATCGACATGGCATCAGGCAACATCAATATGCGCGACCCCGTCATCTACCGCATCCGCCGCGCCCATCACCACAACACCGGCGACAAATGGTGCATCTACCCGATGTACGACTACACGCATTGCATTTCCGATGCCATCGAAGGCATCACGCATTCCTTGTGTACGCTCGAATTTGAAGCCCACCGCCCGCTGTACGACTGGGTGTTGGACAACATCCCCGCGCCGCACGCCACCCGTCCTCGCCAATACGAGTTTTCCCGTTTGGAGCTTCTGTATTCCATCACCTCCAAGCGCAAGCTGAACCAACTGGTTTCAGAAGGCCACGTTTCCGGCTGGGACGACCCGCGTATGCCCACCATTTCCGGTATGCGCCGCCGCGGCTACACGCCCGAAGGCCTGCGCCTGTTTGCCAAACGCGCCGGTATTTCCAAATCTGAAAACATCGTCGATATGAGCGTGTTGGAAGGTGCGATTCGTGAAGAGCTGGAAAACTCCGCTCCGCGCCTGATGGCGGTCTTGAACCCGCTCAAAGTGACCCTGACCAACTTTGAAGCCGGCAAAACCCAAAGCCGCCGCGCCGCGTTCCACCCCAATCACGAAGAAATGGGCGAGCGCGAAATCCCTGTGTCCCAAACCATTTACATCGAAGCAGACGACTTTGCCGAAAATCCACCCAAAGGCTTCAAACGCCTGACACTCGGCGGCGAAGTGCGCTTGCGTCACGGCTATGTGATCAAGTGCGACGAAGTAGTCAAAGACGCGGCAGGCAACGTTGTCGAACTCAAATGCAGCATCGACCACGACACCTTGGGCAAAAATCCCGAAGGCAGAAAAGTCAAAGGCGTGATTCACTGGGTTTCCGCCGAACACGCCGCCGAAATCAAAGTCCGCCTGTACGACCGCCTCTTTACCGTCGAGCGTCCCGATGCCGTGCGCGGCGAAGACGGCGAATACCTGCCGTTTACCGATTTCCTCAACCCCGAGTCCGTCAAAGAAATCACCGCCTATGCCGAACCCGCAGCCAAAAACCTGCCCGCCGAAAGCCGTTGGCAGTTCGAGCGTATCGGCTATTTCGTCACCGACCGCAAAGACCACAGCAAAGACACGCCGGTGTTTAACCGCACGGTAACGCTGAAAGATTCTTGGCAGGCAAAATAATTGGTAAGAAGGCAGTCAGTATGCACTGGCTGCCTTTATTGTGTTTAAATTTTTGATTTTATAATAGGAATTTTATGGAAAACCAAATACCCACTTCACAGGAAGTTCGATATCACGAACCCAAACGCCTTCCTGCTTCTGCAGGCATCAAGTGG is from Neisseria sicca and encodes:
- a CDS encoding glutamine--tRNA ligase/YqeY domain fusion protein, with protein sequence MLNKDQFADNHFIRTIIEEDLKSGKHEAIQTRFPPEPNGYLHIGHAKSICLNFGLAYIYDGLCNLRFDDTNPEKENDEYVNAIKEDVEWLGFHWAGEPRFASNYFDQLYDYAVGLIKDGKAYVDDLTPEEMREYRGTLTEAGKNSPYRDRSVEENLDLFTRMKNGEFPDGSKTLRLKIDMASGNINMRDPVIYRIRRAHHHNTGDKWCIYPMYDYTHCISDAIEGITHSLCTLEFEAHRPLYDWVLDNIPAPHATRPRQYEFSRLELLYSITSKRKLNQLVSEGHVSGWDDPRMPTISGMRRRGYTPEGLRLFAKRAGISKSENIVDMSVLEGAIREELENSAPRLMAVLNPLKVTLTNFEAGKTQSRRAAFHPNHEEMGEREIPVSQTIYIEADDFAENPPKGFKRLTLGGEVRLRHGYVIKCDEVVKDAAGNVVELKCSIDHDTLGKNPEGRKVKGVIHWVSAEHAAEIKVRLYDRLFTVERPDAVRGEDGEYLPFTDFLNPESVKEITAYAEPAAKNLPAESRWQFERIGYFVTDRKDHSKDTPVFNRTVTLKDSWQAK